TGATCTTACTTGGTCATGTGGATTTTCCTCTGAATGGACCAGCTGTTTTTAGCATTGTAAAGCACAAGCGTACTTGTTAAATGACAAGAGCAAATGcaatgcaaaatacaaaatgaaaaaaaaaaaaaagaataagtaaagcAAGTAAATAGCCAACAGGCTATAGGGAGAAGCCAGTTCTTGGTGAGCTTGATCAAGAAAGGTCCCTTGGGGGTGTGTTGCATGTCACCATTGAAGAAGAGTGAACCGAGAAGAGGTGGATGGGGGTATCAGTGACATCCTGGAGTGCTCTTTAAGGAGAGATGAAAGGAGGATATTTTCTTCTGGGATGTGAGGCCCCACCGAACTGAACTCTGGGACTGCAGTAAAGAACCAGCATGAGAACAGGGATTCACCTGCTCCTCCCCAGGCTCAGTGTCCAGCTCAGACCCTGCGTCTcccctttcttttcattcatgttTCTTTCCTACACCCTCGCTGTCAGACTAGACTGGCAGCCACCCAGTCTGTCTTAAGTGCCTTGAAATGTGTTGAATGGATGTGGCATAGTCCTTGGCAGAGTGACACTACTCCACAGGAATTTGTTTATTCCTTGGTGTAGGACATAGCAGGTAATGAGTATGACTGATAATCTAAGATGTTGTTTATTACTGGATAAAGGAATGTTACTGTTACATTTGCATATACACTCCCAAACCGATTCTTTAAAATAAGGACCAGATCTGGCCTCTCCATATCAGAGATCCTAAAGGGAGAAGACAAGGTGAGCTCCAGGAACCAGAACTTGGGATCCTTGGCTCAGGTAAGTGGTACTGACTCCAGCTTAAGAGGCCAACTGACATGAATGGGGAAGCAGAACGGCATCTGGCCCTGCCTACCTTTTTTTCCCAGAAGCATGACCTTCTATGAATTTCCTGAATTTCTAAATATTATCTCTGATACCTGGCCAGAACACCTTGCTCTCAGCCCCAAGAGCAGCCTGATGTCTTCTTGGAGGGCTTCTGCCAATAAGCAGAGCATTGCCGAAGAGCCAGGTAGACAATGGAGAGCTTAGGAAACCTGGAAACCCTGATAATGCTAGCCTTCTCTGATTTCAGATTCTAGGCAAGACTGACTTTAGAATCTAGAAAGTACtggtcttcagaaaaaaatattttggaaccctctacattttgagttttcttaGGTGAAAAAAGAGTTATCTCAGATGGGTGAGTGTACTGCTTCTCCAGGGAGCTTTGTGGAAGCCAcctgcattaattttttttatggcaaATTCCATAGTGGCTCATGGAGATATCCTATGTGCTCCAGCCTGTGGGCATCATTCTGTCCTCACCACTGCCTTCATGTATTTGAGAAACTATATTTCTGCTAGATATGTCTTTTTCTGATCATGTGGCTGCCAAATTCTCTGCCTTCTAGATTTAGGGGATGCAGCCAAGTAACAACTGAAACTCAAATAGTGGCTGTCCATGCCCTTAAAGACCTATCAGGTGTCTCACCCTCCTTGAACCATTCAGTGATCATccacccctctccttccctgcctttgATGCCAAGCCCTAGAGCTCTTccttgctatttttaatttttgcaaaactAGTTAGTTCCCTTTGTCTCACTCCTAAGTCCTTCTCAAAGGATTGGGTTTCCACATAAACTGCCCATCTCTGCAAACTTAAGAGTTTTGTGACCTCTGAGAATTCACTTACCTTCaggtcatctgtaaaatggaaatactaattTTTGCCTCACTTCCCTCACTGTGTTGTCCTGAACTAATGTTGGGGAAAGTTCTTCATGAACTGAGGAGTGTTTAGAAATCTCTCTCCTCCAAGCTACACTCATCCCCTCCAGGAAAGAAATCTTGTGTTGTTAGGAGTTGAGCCTCCTACGAACTTGGAGGCTCAGTTTTCCATGAAGAGAGGCTGCAAAGAAACTGCCTTTCTCTGCAAAGATTAGACTACAGCagagggtcagcaaactttttctgtgaaggtTGGAATAGTCAGCATTTTAGGCTTTGCTCACCAGAAGATCTCCATTTCAAATACTCATTCTGCTGTTGAAGCtagaaagcagccacagacaatatgtaaaaaaGGACATAGctatgttccagtaaaactttatttaaaaaaaaacaggcagtgggacatatttggcctgtgggctgtagtttgccaaccctAGGACTGGCACAATACACTTTGaaattcctatttcatttttataaagtgtCAAGATTTGTAAAAATGATATTGTGACCTACAGTTTGCAAAACATTGCTTTGGAGGGGCAAAAACCAAAGGAGTGATAGAAGAGGCATGGTCCAGCTCTACAAGGGCACAAAACATTTCTAAGCAGAGAGCAAGGCTGATGACCCATTCAGCACTAGGGGAGTCCAGCAAGGTTTCCTGGGGTCAGAGATCAGTAGACTGATCTCCTTCCTGTCTACTCAGGTCCTGCCCTTCATCCCAGGCTCCTGTTGAGTCATTTCATCAcgttaaaaatgtcatttttggaGGACTCAGGAGTGAAGATGGAATCTGAAGACTGGGAAAGAGATGAGCCCCATGGCTGCTCAGAAGGTAAGATTCTTGCAAATATCCATAAAGAGCCAAAAAATAACTCCTAAAGTAAGACCTTGTGAGGTCTGTGCACAGACTTGTTCTTCCCTGTTGACCTTGCATGGTAAGTGACCTTTGAGAATTTCCCTGGTAAATGAATTTGACAAGAGAAATCCTTGAAGGGAAATGAAGCTTTGCCACTGGTGCGCAGGTACATAGGGTGGTTAGATACACAGATCACCTTGATCCAAAGATCTAGAACTTTGAAGTCTTGATTCACCAACTGGATGGCTCTGAATCCTTGAAATGCATCCTTTTCCCTCCCAGCCTGCTcaggcagaggagaaagccaAGTGGTGGGAGGGATTGTCTGAGTCTGGGATGGGAAATGACCCTGGCTCAGGACTTCTGAGTGCCCCAGGGGGGAAGGCACTTGAGCATTGGCTCAAGGGGGATGAAAAGAGGAGGCTTTTAACCTAAATGACTAATGCATGGAGTGTGAAGGGAGAGGCCTGTAACTTGACAGAGGCCCAGCCCCTGAGCCTTCAACTCACACATGGCAATCAGAGTtcccaaattaaaaataggacattTGTGTAACAAATGTGGATCTGCCAACAGAGAGGTTTGGAACCAGCCCTATTCCTGGAATATGGGCCATGTGGTGGCTGTAAAGGACATTCTGTTCCTTAGGCAGCAGAAGTATGCACCAGGAAGGCATAAGCACCAGATACTGTAATTTCCCAACTCTAGAGAACTCCAAATGGTGACATTGGGGCCATGTCCTAATTCTGCCTCTGTTTGTTGGTGACATGTGTGGAAGGGGAAGAACCTTACTCTGGCTCCCAACAGAATCCTGAGGATTTCTGTCTGAAACAGGCCTGGGACAGCTCTACCTTCCCCCATCCTTTCTCACCAACGTGCAGTCCTCCTACTTCCTGGAAGCACAGACTGTCAGAGCTGGAGGGACAGACAGGGAAAACAAGGCTCAGAGTGGTGAGAAGAAGAGTTGCTTTGGACAGTCAAATAGTTAGGAAGGCCGAGACTATAGAATCTTTATACTAGAGCACAGGATTTGGGTTTTCTTCTTCCCTTGGTgctatgtgcttttttttttttttttagattttatttatttattcatgagagacagagagagagagagagagagagagagagagagagagagaggaagacacaggcagaggaagaagcaggctccatgcagggagcccgatgtgggactccatcgcaagtctccaggatcatgccctgggccaaaagtggtgctaaaccactgagtcaccccggCTGCCCGGTACTATGTGCTCTTAATGTGCAAGGGTTGTTTGGATAATGGCCAGAGATTTCATTCGGGCATTTCTCAAACTTAATGTTTTATCAGGTAGTATCCTCCAGATTATTCTCAGAGTAATGTAGACAATGTATACTAAATCCTCTGAATTATTGCAACacatataatttagttttttttaaatttcaagtttctatttattttttattttaattttttttaaattttaatttaaaatttttttattggagttcaatttgccaacatatagcataatacccagtgctcatcccatcaagtgcccccctcagtgcccgtcacccagtcaccaacaccccccacccacctccctttccaccaccccttgttcgtttcccagagttaggagtctctcatgttctgtctccctttctgatatttccccctcattttctctcctttctgttttattccctttcactatttttatattccccaaatgaatgagaccatataatgtttgtccttctccgattgacttatttcactcagcataatacctgcCACttctatccacatcgaagcaaatggtgggtatttgtcgtttctaatggctgaggaatattccattgtatacatagaccacatcttctttatccattcatctttcgatggacatcgaggctccttccacagtttggctattgtggacattgctgctataaacatcggggtgcaggtgtcccagcgtttcactgcatctgtatctttggggtaaatccccagcagtgcaattgctagctcgcagggaagatctattttcaactctttgaggaacctccgcacagttttccagagtggctgcaccagttcacattcccaccaatggtgcaagagggttcccctttctccacatcctctccaacatttgttgtttcctgccttgttgattttccccattctcactgctgtgaggtggtatctcattgtggttttgatttgtatttccctgatggccagtgatgtggagcattttctcatgtgcttgttggccatgtctatgtcttcctctgtgagatttctgttcatgtcttttgcccatttcatgatttgatcgtttgtttctttgctgttgagtttaataagttctttataaatcttggatactaggcctttatctgataggtcatttgcaaatatcttctcccattctgtaggttgtcttttagttttgttgactgtttcttttgctgtgcaaaaggttcttatcttaatgaagtcccaataattcatttttgcttttgtttctcttgccttcttgtatgtatcttgcaagaagttgctgtggccaagttcaaaaagggtgttgcctgtgttctcctctaggattttgatggaatcttgtctcccatttagatctttcatccattttgagtttatctttgtgtatggtgcaagagagtggtctagtttcattcttctgcatgtggctgtccaattttcccagtaccatttattgaaatttttatttaaattctagttaacatatatagtaaaattggtttcaagtgtagaatttagtgattcatcacttacatataacacccagtgctcatcacaataagtggcctccttaatacccatcacctatctagcccctcccccacttacctcccttcatcaaccctcagtttcttttctataGTTAAAAGAGTCTCCTacggtttgtttccctctctctctccccccccaatGTTccctcccctatgttcatctgttttgtttcttaaattccacatatgagtgaaatcatatggtattctcctttctctgaatgacatttcacttagcataatacactctagttttatccacatcattgcaaatgacaagatttcattctttttgatggctgagtaatatttcattgtgtatgtataccacatcttctttatccattcattagttgatggacatttgggctctttccaaaatttggctattgttggtaatgctgGTATAGACATCAGGGTGCACGTGCCCATTTGaaccagtatttttgtatcttttggataaatacttagtaatgcaattgctggatcatagggtagttctatttttagctttttgaggaaactctatactgttttccagagtggctgtaccagtttgcattacctaccaacagtgcaagagggttcccctttctctacctccttgccagaatctgttgtttcttgtgttgtttattttagtcattctgacaggcatgaggtaGTATTTCatcgtggttttaatttgtattacccttgtggtgagtgatgttgagcatcttttcatgtttctgttagccatctattcatgtcttctgcccactttttagctggattatttattttttgggtgttgagtttggtaagttctttgtagattttggatactaaccctttatccgatatattgtttgcaaatatcttctcccattctatagtctgccttttagttttgttgatggcttcctttgctgtgaagaagctttttgtcttgataaAGTCctaatggttcatttttgcttttgtttcccttgcctctggtgacatgttagtaagaagttgctatggttgaggtcaaagaggttgctgcctatattctcctctaggattttgatggtttcctttctcacatttaagtctttcatccattttgaatctgtttttgtgtatagtataagaaagtggtacagtttcattcttctgcctgttgctgtccagttttcccacctccatttgttgaagagattgtcttttccattggatattttttcctgctttgtcaaagattagttgatcatatacCCATGCAGccatttcttggttttctattctgtcccattgatctatgtgtttgtttttgtgaataCATAGATTTTTAATAAGTCAGGACTCTAGCAATTTCCACATTCAGAAACTGAGTTAGTTCTATTTCATCTCCATTTCCACCATTTTTGgccatggaaattttttttcttgagagagagagagagcaagagagagcaagagagagcacatgggcacaaacacaagcaggggaacagaaggggtggggcagaaggagatggagagaatcttaagcagactccatgctaagcacaggGCCTagcgcagggcttgatcttatgatcctgagatcaccaaaaccaagagtaggacactcaaccaaataagccatccagatgccccaaccatgataactatttttaatattattattgtctCTCTGCTTTAGTGttcacaaaacacacacaaaaagaagtaaaggggatccctgggtggctcagcggtttagcgcctgcctttggcccggggcgcgatcctggagacccggggtcgagtcccatgttgggctccctgcatggagcctgcttctccctctgcctgtgtctctgcctctctctctctctctctctctctctctcatgaataaataaataaaatcttaaaaaaaagaagtaaagcatTCAATGACCTCTGATGTTAAATCCTTAGAACATCCCAATTGCATGTGCTAACCTCATTGTCTCTGATTCCAGACTTGGCCAGAAGTCCCCTGGAGCCAGGCCCAAGCCTCACTTCCATAAGCTCTGCCCACTCATGTAAGGCCCCTGGGTGAACAGATGAGGGTGGCAAGGGATGAGGAAgggagtggggttgggggtgggattTGCTTAGGGAAGGAGGAGGATCAGAGACTGGGGACACCTAAGGGTGCTGGGATGAGGCTGAGGCTTTTCCTTTACAGAAGTGAATCTCAGGAGGGTCAATAAGAAAGAAGAGCCCTGGGCGGATCTCTATCTTTACAGAGAGGTGCAGGTAGCACATATTTGCTGAATGGcacaggagaagaaaaggaacctTCCAGATCCTTCTGACTATTGCCATGGAGTGGGCAACTGACCTCAGAGAActtctgaaaaacagaaacttGGCCAGCAGGGGGCGACCATGAAACCGATGTCACTTAGTGCCATTGCCACTGAGCTCTGGGCTAGACCCTTCTCACAGGCTATAGTATGAACCGCTAGTGTAACCTCACAGTAACCACAGATGAAATTGTTAACATTACCACTTTTCAGGTACAGAAACTGAGGAAGCGAGGGAGGGTACCTGCCCCAGGTGACACAGGTAGTAAGTGACAGATGCTGGAATTTAAAAGTATTGTAACATCTGTCTGCCCAAGTTTAAGGCTCCCCGCCACCACCCTCTGCACAGGCAGAGTCAGGAGACCTCAGCCTGAGTCCCAGGTCCCCCGCAGGTGAGCTTCCTCCCTGGTAAACTGGCAGTGAGTGCACGCAGGTACATGGCAAGCTCCCATGACTCTGTGAGGGAGGTTGCGTCAAGCACTACTGCTGCTACCATTGCTGCTGTTGCTCCTGCTGTTGTTTGAGAGTGGACTCCCtagagaaaaatatgttaaaaccaCTTATACCTCTTCTGTGCCTTGAGAAGGAACTCTGAAGAAAGCATATGGCGTCAGGAATGATGTGAGAAAACACCAACTAAGAGGATACTGTGCAAACCTCAGTGCGTGATGATGGGAGGCCCAAGTCAGTGTGTGATAGGAGGGAAACAGAAGTAACAGAATGACAggttttggaaatatttaagaGGCAAACAGCCCAATGCTAGTGCTGGAAATGCAACTTACAGAGCATGTCTCGGTGTCTCCCTAAACAATCAGCATCTTAAAGCTGTGGGGTGCAGGCATCCATGGCCATAAAATGTCACCCTTCAGATGGCTATCAGTGTATGGTTCTTAGCTCCTAAGGTACTTTCTGTCTAATTTCTCACCCCCCACTCTTCCACCTGGCCCTCCAGTGCAAGGATTTGTTCCATCTCAGGCATTGCTGATGATGCCCCTAGTGAGAGGCTGCAGGAAGTAGGGttggaaagaataaagattaaCATGTACTGAGATCTTTATATGGTTCAGACACCTGGCtaagttttacttatttgagtaAGCATGTTAATCTTTCCAACACCCATACCAGGTAGGTGCTATTGCTACACCTGTTTCACGGGTGAAGACATTGGGGTTTGGAGAGATTTAGTAACTTTTCCTAGGTCCCAAAGCAGTAAGTGACAGAGATTGGATAGGATCCATCTGTGAAAATGGATAACCCATGTGCTTGCATGCATGCTGAATTGCTTGTCCAGAGTGAGGTAGaaagcctgggggcaggggaaatCTTCAGTGGGCTGTGATGTTTGAGGCCACAGGCAGGTGGAGAGTTGGTGCTGGGACACTTGCATGTGTGCTAGAAAGGACTGAGTTTTCCATTCTCAGTATGAAGTGTTGATATCTGATTATATTGATCTAGGTCCAAAAGTGAAAGTCTCATACCCAGAGAAATTCAGCATTCATGACCGAGATCACAAAGTATTGGTCCTGGACTGCGACACCCTCAGAGCAGTTCCATTTAAAACCTACATACGCCCAGGTGACTGTCAGTCTTGGTTGTGTTTTCTGTCCTAACAGCCAGGTTAAGACCTTCCTGTAAGGGGCTCAGCTCAGCCTGTGGGACACCTCCAGCTCCTGGAGGTGGTAGATAAGTGGGCAGTACAGCAGAGGAACCCCAGGGACCATTAGGATTTGGATGGAGAGTTTGTAACAATGAACAAATCTGAGGGAAGCCTTTATGGAAgggatgaaagaaggaaggagccaGACAATGGAAGAAGAGGAGGCTTGGACTAGTGGAGGGGGACTTTCACCACAGAGTCATGGGAGAGGGATTACACATCATGCCTGAAACCCCAGAAGATAGAAGGGTCTCTTCCCTGCTCTGGGGACTGACAGGGAAGAGACATCAATCATGTTTCTGATTGTCTTTTTCCAGAGATGTTCTTTGTCTTGGCCTCCTCCCTGAGCTCAGCCTCTAAGGAGAAAGGAAGTCCAATTCTTTTGGCAGTCTGTAAAGGAGAGCTTTGTCTCTGCTGTGAGAAGGACAGAAGACAAAGCCAACCATCTCTTCAGCTGAAGGTGAGCATTCTAGCCCAATTTCATTTACCCTCAGGCACCCCAAAGTGAAGGGCCAAG
This genomic stretch from Canis lupus dingo isolate Sandy chromosome 17, ASM325472v2, whole genome shotgun sequence harbors:
- the IL37 gene encoding interleukin-37, with amino-acid sequence MSFLEDSGVKMESEDWERDEPHGCSEDLARSPLEPGPSLTSISSAHSCPKVKVSYPEKFSIHDRDHKVLVLDCDTLRAVPFKTYIRPEMFFVLASSLSSASKEKGSPILLAVCKGELCLCCEKDRRQSQPSLQLKKKKLTNLAAQKESARQPFIFYRTKVGSQNRLESAAHPGWFICTSRNSGEPVGVTNVLGKRKHTEFSFHRAETSPSEVSG